Proteins encoded by one window of Geobacter sp. DSM 9736:
- the cooS gene encoding anaerobic carbon-monoxide dehydrogenase catalytic subunit has translation MCDGCGKNDYRSADPAAVEMLEIADRKGYETIWSRFEKQQPQCGYGQLGTCCRICVMGPCRIDPFGEGPTQGVCGATADTIVSRNLARMAAVGSSSHSDHGRKAALLLKAVATGVNTDYRITDSEKLLAVARKLGIQTSGRGYSEIAGDVADAAINCFGKQDEEPILFLEKFMPRKRLQHLKNLEKTLRETTGAVTGLLPRGIDREAVDILHRTHFGCDADPLSLIAQTVRCSLSDGWGGSLIATSVQDILLGTPSVKAVKANLGVLEEESVNVVVHGHEPILSAKIVEMALAPDMLQAAEAVGAQRVNVVGLCCTGNEVLLRQGVGMAGNEGHSELAIMTGAVDAMVVDVQCIYPALADLATCFHTNLITTSEQAKIPGARHIQFNEQEADSIATTIVQEAIAAFPRRNRARVHIPQHSSTALVGFTVEGVLAALGGSLQPLIDLILKGTIKGIAGVVGCNNVKVRQDSFHRALTSELIERDILVIGTGCWGIAAAKAGLMDPSAGKMAGPGLRALCEQLGIPPVLHMGSCVDCSRMLLLAGAIADQLDLDISQLPLVGSAPEWTTEKAVAIGTYFVGSGIPVHLWPLPPILGGPQVTRILTQDAKEIFGGYFFVEEDPVATADTMETIIMERRAALGL, from the coding sequence ATGTGCGACGGATGCGGTAAAAATGATTATAGAAGTGCTGATCCGGCTGCGGTTGAAATGCTGGAGATAGCCGACCGGAAAGGGTACGAAACGATATGGAGCCGCTTTGAGAAGCAGCAGCCCCAGTGCGGCTACGGACAACTTGGTACCTGCTGCCGCATCTGCGTTATGGGCCCCTGCCGGATTGATCCTTTCGGCGAGGGGCCGACACAGGGAGTGTGCGGCGCCACAGCAGACACCATTGTTTCCCGGAATCTTGCAAGGATGGCGGCGGTGGGTTCCTCGTCACATTCGGACCATGGCCGCAAAGCCGCGCTTCTTCTGAAGGCAGTGGCGACGGGGGTGAATACCGATTATCGCATCACCGATTCGGAAAAGCTCCTGGCCGTGGCGCGAAAACTCGGAATCCAGACATCCGGGCGCGGATACTCCGAAATCGCCGGAGACGTGGCCGACGCCGCCATCAATTGCTTCGGGAAGCAGGACGAGGAACCGATTCTCTTCCTTGAGAAGTTCATGCCCCGCAAGCGCCTGCAGCATCTGAAGAACCTGGAGAAAACGCTAAGGGAGACTACCGGTGCGGTAACCGGGTTGCTCCCTCGCGGTATCGACCGTGAGGCCGTCGATATACTCCACCGCACCCACTTCGGCTGTGACGCCGATCCACTTTCGCTTATCGCCCAGACAGTCCGTTGCTCCCTTTCCGACGGCTGGGGGGGATCGCTCATTGCGACCTCTGTCCAGGATATTCTGCTAGGTACCCCATCGGTGAAGGCGGTAAAGGCTAACCTCGGCGTGCTGGAGGAGGAGAGCGTCAACGTGGTGGTGCACGGTCACGAGCCGATTCTGTCGGCGAAAATAGTGGAGATGGCGCTGGCTCCCGATATGTTGCAGGCGGCCGAGGCGGTCGGGGCCCAGCGGGTTAACGTAGTGGGCCTCTGCTGCACGGGGAACGAGGTGCTTCTGCGCCAGGGAGTGGGAATGGCGGGGAACGAGGGGCATAGCGAGCTTGCGATAATGACGGGCGCGGTGGACGCCATGGTGGTGGACGTCCAATGTATTTATCCCGCCCTTGCCGACCTGGCGACATGCTTCCACACAAATCTCATCACCACAAGTGAGCAGGCGAAGATACCCGGGGCTCGACACATCCAGTTCAACGAGCAGGAGGCCGATTCCATAGCAACGACAATAGTGCAGGAGGCCATCGCGGCCTTCCCTCGCCGCAATAGGGCTCGGGTCCACATTCCACAGCATTCCTCGACGGCACTAGTCGGCTTTACGGTAGAGGGTGTGCTCGCCGCACTAGGCGGCTCACTCCAGCCCCTGATCGACCTGATCCTGAAAGGAACCATAAAGGGTATTGCGGGGGTTGTGGGTTGCAATAATGTAAAGGTGCGGCAGGACTCTTTTCATCGTGCGCTTACCTCGGAGCTGATAGAGCGCGACATCCTCGTCATCGGCACCGGCTGCTGGGGGATCGCCGCCGCAAAGGCTGGTCTGATGGACCCGTCCGCGGGGAAGATGGCTGGACCTGGCCTTCGAGCTCTGTGCGAACAACTGGGCATCCCCCCTGTCCTCCACATGGGGTCGTGCGTCGATTGCTCCCGAATGCTCCTTTTGGCCGGGGCAATTGCCGATCAGCTCGATCTCGACATCTCACAGCTGCCGCTGGTCGGATCGGCACCGGAATGGACAACGGAGAAGGCTGTCGCCATAGGTACCTATTTCGTCGGAAGCGGCATCCCCGTTCACCTCTGGCCGCTTCCGCCAATCCTCGGCGGTCCGCAGGTCACCCGAATACTCACACAGGATGCCAAGGAGATATTTGGCGGGTATTTCTTCGTTGAGGAAGACCCGGTTGCCACCGCCGACACGATGGAGACCATCATTATGGAGCGGCGAGCGGCTCTCGGCCTCTAG
- a CDS encoding AAA family ATPase has protein sequence MCKPNKGFRLVITGKGGVGKTTLTACLGTALARDGINVLAVDEDPQMNLPFALGLGVEKGSKIVPLNMNGDYIEEKTGIRPGKSGWGAMFKLNPNVADVVERYGMRCRENLSLLVMGTVKQAGGGCLCAENVLLDSTIRHLALRRNEAILLDTQAGVEHFGRALAKGFHHCLVVSDISFNSLTVACHSAALARETGIERVSLVVNRVKEGGEEKLARFERETGRELAEQFDAIFMLPLESRFEELEPDVTRVMEMDGSDYAAGVAALAWRLNHGECGCGPAHHHPHETENRR, from the coding sequence ATGTGCAAACCTAACAAAGGCTTCAGATTAGTCATAACAGGAAAGGGGGGGGTAGGAAAAACAACTCTTACCGCATGCCTCGGCACCGCACTGGCTCGCGACGGCATCAACGTCCTCGCCGTCGACGAGGACCCTCAGATGAACCTCCCTTTTGCCCTGGGTCTCGGTGTTGAAAAAGGCTCCAAGATAGTGCCACTCAACATGAACGGGGATTACATCGAGGAGAAGACCGGCATCCGCCCAGGCAAGAGCGGCTGGGGCGCAATGTTCAAGCTGAACCCGAACGTGGCGGATGTGGTGGAGCGGTACGGGATGAGATGCCGGGAGAACCTGAGCCTGCTCGTGATGGGAACCGTGAAGCAGGCAGGGGGCGGTTGCCTCTGTGCCGAGAATGTCCTCCTTGATTCGACGATCCGTCACCTTGCGCTGCGAAGAAACGAGGCGATTCTTCTCGATACACAGGCGGGGGTGGAGCATTTCGGCCGGGCGCTGGCAAAGGGCTTTCACCACTGCCTCGTGGTTTCCGACATTTCCTTCAACTCCCTCACTGTCGCTTGCCATTCGGCAGCCCTCGCTCGGGAGACGGGGATCGAGAGGGTGTCGCTCGTTGTGAACCGGGTGAAGGAGGGGGGGGAGGAAAAGCTTGCACGCTTCGAAAGGGAAACGGGGCGTGAGCTGGCAGAGCAGTTCGATGCGATCTTCATGCTTCCACTGGAATCCCGCTTCGAGGAGCTGGAGCCTGACGTGACGCGGGTCATGGAGATGGATGGCAGCGATTACGCCGCTGGGGTTGCCGCTCTGGCCTGGAGGCTCAATCACGGGGAATGCGGCTGTGGCCCGGCCCACCACCATCCCCATGAAACGGAGAACCGCCGATGA
- a CDS encoding 4Fe-4S dicluster domain-containing protein — protein MKRILVDYKKCLACKGCETACAVEHHPSRSFFGALGDRKTEINVRVLGVEQEAFPLSCRHCDPADCLNACPSGALCRDPETGAVVLNPDHCKACAMCAMVCPFDAIAFKETHRSRYGRDVAHKCDLCSSRVKRGADPACVEACHSGALIFGEHSVVRAGRAVKGLRSYLLGEGEMLQPLMELFRELRRKEFARRRKGE, from the coding sequence ATGAAGCGGATATTGGTCGATTACAAGAAGTGTCTCGCCTGCAAGGGTTGCGAAACAGCCTGCGCCGTCGAGCACCACCCGTCCCGCTCCTTCTTCGGAGCGCTTGGAGACAGGAAGACCGAGATCAACGTTCGGGTGCTCGGGGTCGAGCAGGAGGCTTTCCCCCTTTCCTGCCGCCATTGCGATCCAGCCGATTGTCTCAATGCCTGTCCTTCGGGAGCTCTCTGCCGCGACCCGGAGACCGGAGCCGTTGTCCTGAACCCCGATCATTGCAAAGCTTGCGCGATGTGCGCAATGGTCTGTCCTTTTGATGCCATAGCATTCAAGGAAACCCATCGCTCCCGCTACGGAAGAGATGTGGCTCATAAATGCGACCTTTGCAGCAGCCGGGTGAAGAGGGGGGCTGATCCGGCCTGCGTGGAGGCCTGCCACTCGGGCGCACTGATTTTCGGTGAGCACTCTGTGGTACGTGCGGGTAGGGCTGTCAAGGGTTTGCGCAGCTATCTCCTCGGAGAGGGAGAGATGCTGCAACCCCTGATGGAGCTGTTTCGTGAGCTGCGCCGCAAGGAGTTCGCGCGGCGACGGAAAGGTGAATGA
- a CDS encoding NAD(P)/FAD-dependent oxidoreductase, whose product MMKVVTVGTGMAAAEFVQRLRFEGFSGEITMMGDEDFPPYSPCVIPFYLAGEPMETVYWKGSDFYERYRVTARLGDPVVEVDPERHLVRSAGGHCETYDRLFFATGARSWYPRPEWLDTHGVFGFKTLSDMVAIDHYIRENSVTEVVVFGGGFIGVDAALALRHRGLRVVLVHRNTRVLSQMTDEEGGLFATARLREKTGIDIRLKTMVEGIVSCNGALKAVTLSTGESMETSLLILAIGVSPNSEPLSGNDKGIAGNAQMMADPSIYAAGDVAVTTHAVSGATGIYATYPNAMLQARTAARHLVHGEGCYLGSINTNILRKHIEFPIVSAGSFNGEAVTWTRGDIWRRVYLTDGMINGYLVIGDMRMSGYLYQLYVARKRVDRTIRQVLFSPTHDGYYREMLGIEPLSRHDQA is encoded by the coding sequence ATGATGAAAGTCGTTACGGTCGGCACCGGAATGGCGGCTGCGGAGTTCGTACAACGTCTGAGGTTTGAGGGCTTTTCGGGCGAAATAACCATGATGGGGGATGAAGATTTTCCCCCGTATTCTCCATGCGTGATCCCTTTTTACCTGGCCGGGGAGCCCATGGAGACGGTCTACTGGAAGGGGAGCGACTTTTACGAACGCTACCGGGTGACAGCGCGGCTCGGCGACCCTGTGGTGGAGGTCGATCCGGAGCGCCATCTGGTAAGGAGCGCTGGCGGGCATTGTGAGACTTATGACAGGCTCTTCTTCGCTACCGGTGCAAGGAGCTGGTATCCTCGTCCTGAATGGCTCGATACACATGGCGTCTTTGGGTTCAAGACGCTGAGCGACATGGTTGCCATTGACCACTACATTCGCGAGAACAGCGTCACGGAGGTAGTGGTGTTCGGCGGCGGCTTCATCGGCGTCGATGCTGCCCTGGCGCTCCGGCACCGCGGCCTCAGGGTTGTGCTCGTGCATCGCAACACGCGGGTCCTGTCTCAGATGACCGACGAGGAGGGGGGGCTGTTTGCTACAGCCAGGCTCCGTGAGAAAACAGGGATCGACATCCGGCTGAAAACGATGGTGGAAGGCATCGTCTCCTGCAACGGAGCACTCAAAGCGGTAACCTTATCCACTGGCGAGAGCATGGAGACCTCTCTCCTGATCCTGGCCATAGGTGTGTCGCCTAACTCGGAGCCGTTGAGCGGCAACGACAAGGGAATTGCAGGCAACGCTCAAATGATGGCTGACCCGTCCATATATGCCGCCGGTGATGTAGCGGTCACTACCCATGCCGTCAGCGGTGCCACCGGAATCTACGCCACCTACCCGAACGCCATGCTCCAGGCGCGTACCGCCGCCCGGCACCTGGTCCACGGCGAAGGCTGTTACCTCGGTTCCATCAACACTAATATATTGAGGAAGCATATCGAGTTTCCCATCGTTTCGGCCGGGAGCTTCAATGGAGAAGCGGTCACATGGACGAGGGGGGACATCTGGCGCAGGGTCTACCTGACAGACGGGATGATCAACGGCTATCTCGTCATCGGCGATATGCGTATGTCCGGATACCTTTATCAGCTCTATGTAGCGCGCAAACGTGTCGACCGCACGATACGACAGGTGCTTTTCAGTCCGACCCACGACGGCTATTACCGGGAGATGCTCGGAATCGAACCATTAAGCCGACATGATCAGGCCTGA
- a CDS encoding acetate kinase — MNVLILNCWTSSIAFHLLDGKKKIRLADGTVERVTLDGGSISLRRPGREVHERKLECPTHASAVEAVLALLADPDAKLLQNPHEISVVAHRVVHGGEKFHFGCVIDQEVLGSLRKLRALAPLHAPSNIAGIEAAMKLLPGVPHLALFDTAFHHTMPPEAYLYPLPYDWYEQRGIRRYGFHGHAHQHATMRAASILGKPLDYCNLITIAIGRGISVCAVRNGRSIDTSMGLTPLEGVVMDTRCGDLDPGLTTFMMDRLNLSPPEIHRVLNEKSGLYGIAGSGSRIELIERAGQGEYRAQLALDIQCYRLKKQIGAYIAAIGKTDAVVFTAEEELTDWRLREQVLNGLELMGIIIDSEKARLALPRKEEVISASGSPVTVINVPTHLETVMCEEVMQILSA; from the coding sequence ATGAACGTGCTTATCCTTAATTGCTGGACCTCTTCCATTGCGTTCCACCTCCTCGATGGAAAGAAAAAAATCCGACTCGCAGACGGCACAGTCGAGCGGGTGACACTTGACGGAGGTTCCATCTCTCTGCGTCGCCCGGGGAGGGAAGTGCATGAAAGGAAGCTGGAATGCCCGACCCACGCCTCCGCGGTCGAAGCGGTCCTTGCTCTCCTTGCCGATCCGGACGCCAAACTACTGCAGAATCCACACGAAATCAGCGTCGTTGCCCACCGGGTGGTCCACGGTGGGGAAAAATTTCACTTCGGCTGCGTAATAGATCAGGAGGTCCTGGGCTCGCTGCGGAAGCTGCGGGCGCTGGCTCCCCTTCACGCCCCCTCCAACATCGCGGGGATAGAGGCCGCGATGAAACTGCTGCCGGGGGTTCCTCATCTGGCATTATTCGATACTGCTTTTCACCATACGATGCCTCCCGAGGCATACCTCTACCCGCTTCCTTATGACTGGTACGAACAAAGGGGCATACGCCGGTACGGCTTCCACGGGCATGCTCACCAGCATGCCACTATGCGGGCTGCTTCCATTCTCGGAAAGCCGCTGGACTACTGCAACCTCATAACCATTGCCATAGGCCGTGGAATTTCCGTCTGCGCCGTCAGGAATGGAAGGTCCATCGACACCAGCATGGGGCTCACTCCCCTCGAAGGTGTGGTGATGGATACCCGCTGCGGTGACCTCGACCCCGGGCTCACGACATTCATGATGGATCGCCTGAACTTGTCGCCTCCCGAGATCCACCGTGTTCTCAACGAGAAAAGCGGCCTCTATGGAATAGCCGGGAGTGGCAGCAGGATCGAGCTGATTGAGAGGGCCGGGCAGGGTGAGTACCGTGCGCAGTTGGCACTCGATATCCAGTGTTATCGCTTGAAGAAACAGATCGGCGCCTATATCGCGGCAATCGGCAAAACCGATGCGGTTGTATTTACCGCCGAAGAGGAGCTGACCGACTGGCGGCTGCGTGAGCAGGTCCTGAACGGGCTTGAGCTGATGGGCATAATAATCGACTCTGAAAAAGCTCGCCTTGCGCTTCCGCGAAAGGAGGAGGTGATTTCCGCCTCCGGGTCGCCTGTTACAGTGATCAACGTTCCGACACACCTGGAGACGGTGATGTGCGAGGAAGTTATGCAGATTCTTTCAGCATGA